Genomic DNA from Aminivibrio sp.:
ATCCCGCCGGGAACGGGGAGCATCCCCGCACCGGGATTGACGGAGAACCTCGGGGAGGAGGTATAATAAATTGTAACCTTATCAGAATAACCTGCGCTTGTTTTAGGGACCGTCGCCTCTCCCCCCCTCAGATCCCGGGAGGGAGGATCATCTGCACCGAGGAGGATTTTCATGGAAAAGAAACCCCCATACACCGACAGGTCCAAGGAAAGCGGCAGACTTCAGCCTTTCCCGCGGAAGAACGGTCCGTCCAGAGCGCAGCCCGGGAAGAACCTCCCCCCGAGCAGGATTTGGCTGTGGTTTCTTGCCGTTCTCGCCGTCAACTACCTCCTGGCCTCTCTTCTGGCACCGGCGCCCAAGGAGCCGGTGAACATCCCCTACACCCTCTTCAGGGAGGAAACGGCGAAAGGGAACGTCCATGCCATCTACAACAGGGGAGAGATCGTCTGGGGTAATTTCCGGAATCCCGTGACGTACCCCGGAGCCGGAAAGGAAACCGTTCCTTCCGGGAACGGGGCGAAGACGGTCACGCTCTTCACCACCACCCTTCCGGCGTTCGTAGACAGCAGTCTTGAGGCGTTTCTGCTCTCCCATGGCGTGGAAATCAGCGCAAAACCCATGCACGAGGAGCGGAGCGCCTGGGAGACCCTGCTCTACAGTTTCGGCCCCGGACTGCTGTTCATCTTCTTCTATTTCTGGCTGTTCCGCCGGTCCTCCTTCCAGGGAGGAGCGGGAGGCCTCATGGGTCTCGGGAAAAGCAAGGCGCGGCGATACGATCAGGAGGCGGAAGAGAAGGTCACGTTCGACGACGTGGCAGGCATCGACGAGGCGGAGAACGAACTGGTGGAGATCGTCGATTTCCTGAAGGATCCCGAAAAATACACCAGGCTCGGAGGGACCGCCCCGAAGGGCATCCTTCTCGTGGGAGCGCCGGGAACGGGAAAAACCCTGCTGGCGAAGGCGGTGGCCGGCGAGGCCGGGGTTCCTTTTTTTTCCATGAGCGCCTCGGAATTCGTTGAAATGATCGTCGGCGTGGGCGCGGCACGGGTGCGGGACCTTTTCAGCCAGGCCCGGGAAAACGCCCCGGCCATCATCTTCATCGACGAGCTGGACGCCATCGGCCGTGCCAGGGGCCAGGTGAGCATCGGGGGCTCGAGCGAACAGGAACAGACCCTGAACCAGATCCTGACCGAGATGGACGGTTTCTCAAGCAAGACCGGGGTTATCGTCCTCGCGGCCACCAACCAGCCCGATGTGCTCGACAAGGCCCTGCTGAGGCCGGGGCGGTTCGACCGGCGGGTCGTGGTCAATCTCCCCGACAGGACGGGAAGGGAGGCCATCCTGAAGGTGCACACCAGGAACGTCCCCCTGTCCGAAGAAACCAGCCTCGGCGAGATTGCCGCCACAACACCCGGCTTTTCCGGGGCCGACCTGAAAAACCTCGTCAACGAGGCCGCCCTCCTCGCCGCCAGGCGGGGGCAGGACAGCGTAACGGCCAAGGATTTCCTGGATGCCCTCGAGAAGATCGTTCTCGGTCCGGAACGTCCCCTTCTCCTGAGCAGGGAGGACAGGGAGCAGGTGGCGTACCATGAAGGAGGACACGCGATACTCGGACTGACGGTCCCCGGCGCCGATCCGGTTCACAGGGTGACGATCATGCCCCGGGGCCAGGCACTGGGAGTCACATACCAGCGCCCCGTCTCCGACCGGTACAACTACCCGGAATCCTATCTCCGGGCACGGATCATCGGCATGCTCGGAGGCAGGGCTGCGGAAGAGGTCGTCTACGGAACAAAGACCACGGGAGCGGAAAGCGACATCGAGCAGGCGACGGGACTTGCCCGGAGGATGGTCACCCGATGGGGCATGAGCGAACGGCTCGGCATGGTGCAGCTCGCACCCAGGGAGAACCCCTACCTCGGTACCCAGGCGGGATTCGGTGGGACGAAGCCCTTCAGCGAAGAGACCGGAAAAATCATCGACGAAGAGGTCTTCAGGATCATCAGAGACAGCATGGAAGAGGCGAAAAGGCTGCTGACGCTCCACAGGAGGGAGCTGGACGCCCTTGCGGACGCCCTTGTCTCCAGGGAAACGCTGGATGAAAAGGAAATCCTCGCCGTCACGGGACTGACCCCATCCCCTGCGCCCCCGGCGGAAAAACTGCCGGCGGAGGCCTGAACAGGGCCTTCCCGGAAGACGGGAAGGCGGGGAGGCGCCCCCGGGCGAGAATCCCGGTCTGAACCTCCCGTGATGGCAGGGGCAAAAAGTTCAATAGGCAGTATAATCTGAAGAAACCCGGGCAATCCGGTGTTTCCCTCTGAAGTCGTTCCCCGGATTTTCCCCTGCGGGGATCCGGAAAATACGTGGAAGGAAGGGATTTCTTTTGGCTTTCGAACGAATACGGCTTGAAGCGCTCGTTGAACTCTCCGCGTCAATCCTTGAAAAACTGGGCTATCCCGCCCACAAGGCCCGCATCACGGCCGCGGTGCTTGCCGAAGCCGACGCCAGGGGGGTCTCCTCCCACGGGGTTACCAGGCTGAAGGTGTACCGGAACGAACTTGAGGGAGGGCACGTCAAGCCGGGAGCGGATCCGGAAATCGTCCACGAAACCCCCATCTCCCTGGTGGTGGACGGCCACTACGGCGTTGGAGCCCACATTTCCGAGTTCACCATGAAGCGGGCGATCGAAAAGGCAAAAGCCCATGGAACATGCTACGCCTCGGTGCGGAACTCCAACCACTTCGGCATGGCGGGGCTGTGGGCCGAGATGGCGGTGAAGGAAGGCCTTCTGGGCAGCGCCTTCACCAACACCATCCGGTGCGCCGTCCCCACCCTGGGGAAAGAGCGGCTGCTCGGCACCAACCCCATCGCCGTGGGCATCCCCTCCGACGGCGACCTCCCATGGCTGCTCGACATGGCCACCACCACCGCTCCCCGGGGCAAGCTCGGCGTCTACAAGCGCCGGAATCTCGAAATGCCCGAGGGCTGGTTCGTGGGTGAATCGGGCGAAACCGTGACCGATCCGTCCGAGGCCACCTCCATTCTCGCCGATCCCACGGGCAAATGGGGCGGTCTCCTCTTTCTCGGGGGAGCGACCGAGCTCATGGGAGGGCACAAGGGATACGGCCTCGCCGTCCTGGTGGACATCCTCTGCGGCCCTCTGGCGGGCGGTCCCTGGACCCGGGATGTCTTCCAGACCATGGATGCCAACGTAGGCCATTTCTTCACCGCCACGAGGCTCGACCTCTTCGGCGACGAGAAGGACATCCGCAGGCGGGTCGGAGAAATGCTGGACGCCCTCCGCTCCTCCGCTCCTTCCGAGGGAAACGAGCGGGTGTACGTCCACGGCGAAAAGGAGACCCTCCGCA
This window encodes:
- a CDS encoding Ldh family oxidoreductase encodes the protein MAFERIRLEALVELSASILEKLGYPAHKARITAAVLAEADARGVSSHGVTRLKVYRNELEGGHVKPGADPEIVHETPISLVVDGHYGVGAHISEFTMKRAIEKAKAHGTCYASVRNSNHFGMAGLWAEMAVKEGLLGSAFTNTIRCAVPTLGKERLLGTNPIAVGIPSDGDLPWLLDMATTTAPRGKLGVYKRRNLEMPEGWFVGESGETVTDPSEATSILADPTGKWGGLLFLGGATELMGGHKGYGLAVLVDILCGPLAGGPWTRDVFQTMDANVGHFFTATRLDLFGDEKDIRRRVGEMLDALRSSAPSEGNERVYVHGEKETLRRKEALETGVPLDEATFGMLKDFAAEFGLTPPEKI
- the ftsH gene encoding ATP-dependent zinc metalloprotease FtsH, with the translated sequence MEKKPPYTDRSKESGRLQPFPRKNGPSRAQPGKNLPPSRIWLWFLAVLAVNYLLASLLAPAPKEPVNIPYTLFREETAKGNVHAIYNRGEIVWGNFRNPVTYPGAGKETVPSGNGAKTVTLFTTTLPAFVDSSLEAFLLSHGVEISAKPMHEERSAWETLLYSFGPGLLFIFFYFWLFRRSSFQGGAGGLMGLGKSKARRYDQEAEEKVTFDDVAGIDEAENELVEIVDFLKDPEKYTRLGGTAPKGILLVGAPGTGKTLLAKAVAGEAGVPFFSMSASEFVEMIVGVGAARVRDLFSQARENAPAIIFIDELDAIGRARGQVSIGGSSEQEQTLNQILTEMDGFSSKTGVIVLAATNQPDVLDKALLRPGRFDRRVVVNLPDRTGREAILKVHTRNVPLSEETSLGEIAATTPGFSGADLKNLVNEAALLAARRGQDSVTAKDFLDALEKIVLGPERPLLLSREDREQVAYHEGGHAILGLTVPGADPVHRVTIMPRGQALGVTYQRPVSDRYNYPESYLRARIIGMLGGRAAEEVVYGTKTTGAESDIEQATGLARRMVTRWGMSERLGMVQLAPRENPYLGTQAGFGGTKPFSEETGKIIDEEVFRIIRDSMEEAKRLLTLHRRELDALADALVSRETLDEKEILAVTGLTPSPAPPAEKLPAEA